Proteins encoded in a region of the uncultured Paludibaculum sp. genome:
- the qatC gene encoding Qat anti-phage system QueC-like protein QatC, translated as MNRLYCTSSPKRAVSARKAGFLPVLLYTTGTPELAGIGHPIINECRELHRQPSRTAWDFLSLSLGVIAADSFVKRADAADGWTREIDLTVELLDPSPWHKVSGEIEKTLRFLTGDLWHLTFEPNGPAIPGQKRMVWKDAGCDAVCLFSGGLDSFIGALDLTASGLKPYFVSCAYPKDAEKQAALATRLSLLGNRHFQANPDPRWAHENETSMRARSLLFLALATLIASTLRLKPAEAPVPVFLPENGFISLNVPLTARRLGSLSTRTTHPHFIGGIQSILSKADLNIQILNPYQLRTKGEMMRDCRDSNALQKLAHITVSCGKWKRKSQQCGRCLPCLIRRAAFDAAGLVDSTDYRFHELSGADNQEDIIAVRLAYNQMLSAPGKWIRRTGPMPEENALRAEFADVFVRGLNEVGGFVTRALP; from the coding sequence ATGAACCGATTGTATTGCACATCTTCACCAAAGCGCGCTGTCAGCGCACGAAAAGCTGGATTCCTCCCGGTCCTTCTCTACACCACGGGCACACCGGAGTTGGCGGGTATCGGACATCCCATCATTAACGAGTGCCGCGAATTGCATCGACAGCCAAGCAGAACCGCCTGGGACTTTTTATCGTTGTCGCTCGGCGTCATCGCTGCTGACTCGTTTGTTAAGCGCGCGGATGCTGCAGATGGGTGGACACGAGAGATTGATCTCACGGTTGAATTACTCGACCCATCTCCGTGGCACAAAGTATCTGGCGAAATCGAGAAGACGCTTCGCTTCCTTACGGGCGATCTTTGGCACCTCACTTTCGAGCCCAACGGCCCAGCGATACCGGGACAAAAAAGGATGGTGTGGAAGGATGCTGGTTGTGACGCGGTGTGTCTCTTCTCCGGTGGCCTGGACAGTTTCATCGGCGCCCTCGATTTGACGGCCTCTGGGCTGAAGCCATACTTCGTAAGCTGCGCGTACCCGAAAGACGCCGAAAAGCAGGCAGCACTCGCGACCAGATTGAGCCTCCTCGGGAACAGGCATTTCCAGGCGAACCCCGACCCGCGCTGGGCTCACGAGAATGAGACGTCGATGCGTGCGCGCTCCCTCCTCTTTCTGGCGCTCGCAACGCTCATCGCTTCCACGCTGCGACTGAAGCCGGCAGAAGCGCCGGTGCCTGTATTCTTGCCGGAGAATGGGTTCATTTCGCTGAATGTACCACTTACGGCACGCCGGCTTGGCAGCCTCAGTACAAGGACCACGCACCCTCACTTTATTGGCGGTATACAGAGTATTCTGTCGAAAGCCGATCTGAACATTCAGATTCTCAACCCGTATCAATTAAGAACGAAAGGCGAGATGATGCGAGATTGCAGGGACTCCAACGCCCTGCAGAAACTCGCTCATATCACGGTTTCATGCGGCAAATGGAAGCGCAAATCGCAACAGTGCGGGAGGTGTTTGCCGTGTCTGATACGCCGCGCCGCCTTCGATGCTGCCGGTCTCGTGGATTCGACCGATTACCGATTTCACGAACTGTCAGGCGCCGACAATCAAGAGGACATCATTGCCGTCCGACTCGCCTATAATCAGATGCTCTCGGCTCCAGGCAAGTGGATTCGACGAACGGGGCCTATGCCGGAGGAAAACGCGTTGCGAGCAGAATTCGCGGACGTCTTTGTCCGTGGGTTGAACGAGGTTGGTGGTTTTGTGACGAGGGCTCTCCCGTGA
- a CDS encoding ChaN family lipoprotein translates to MRLPDETAGLDKIARTLISAFDQADIVALGEAHAQKLDSDLRIALVRHPDFAKKVRSIVVEFGSTSEQSTLDRYIRGEDISPAQLAQVWKTTTQAANGIWDSPVYADFFAAVRDVNSRLPADGRIRVFGGDPGPGDNRSREVAAVSVLKEQVLQKHGKALVIYGAAHFYRTLTRDYLSSMGDDIGIARMLEIDYPGRTFVVIPVGGRLDRPRAVAVDIDPDYRKFDRALAAQLRPVLIPLQRQPFRDLTAEEFLGRTLTTCRGPGGCVSVFKGSTLTLGQMADACVYFGGQSAGAKQAKPGL, encoded by the coding sequence GTGCGCCTGCCGGACGAAACTGCAGGTTTGGATAAGATCGCCAGAACGCTGATTTCTGCGTTCGATCAGGCTGACATTGTCGCTCTTGGTGAGGCGCACGCACAGAAACTGGATTCCGATCTGCGAATCGCTCTGGTTCGTCATCCCGATTTCGCGAAGAAGGTCCGGTCCATCGTGGTTGAGTTCGGCAGCACCTCAGAGCAATCGACCCTGGACCGTTACATTCGAGGAGAGGACATATCGCCCGCCCAATTGGCTCAGGTTTGGAAGACCACAACCCAAGCCGCCAACGGCATCTGGGACTCACCGGTTTACGCGGACTTTTTCGCCGCTGTCCGCGACGTCAATTCGAGGCTGCCTGCCGATGGGCGAATTCGCGTCTTCGGGGGTGACCCCGGACCAGGTGACAACCGTAGCCGTGAGGTCGCCGCGGTCTCTGTTCTGAAGGAGCAGGTGCTTCAGAAGCATGGCAAAGCCCTGGTGATTTATGGTGCCGCGCACTTCTATCGGACCTTGACCAGGGATTACCTTTCCAGCATGGGCGACGACATCGGAATCGCGAGGATGCTGGAAATCGATTATCCCGGTCGAACTTTCGTGGTGATTCCAGTAGGCGGCCGACTCGACCGTCCCCGTGCAGTCGCCGTGGACATTGATCCTGACTATCGAAAGTTCGACAGAGCCTTAGCGGCGCAGTTGCGTCCTGTACTCATACCCCTCCAACGCCAGCCCTTCCGGGACTTAACGGCCGAGGAGTTCCTTGGCCGCACACTGACAACCTGCCGCGGCCCCGGCGGCTGCGTGAGCGTGTTCAAGGGCAGCACTCTGACTCTCGGCCAAATGGCCGATGCGTGTGTCTATTTCGGCGGGCAGTCCGCCGGTGCCAAGCAAGCGAAGCCAGGTCTATAG
- the qatD gene encoding Qat anti-phage system TatD family nuclease QatD — translation MIADMHCHVDLYPDPIVVAREAAQQNIWVLAVTTTPKAWHGTRTRLQTFENIEVALGFHPELVHLRRTEISLFESLLPKSRYVGEVGLDGSPQYQEHYELQLMTFGRILTACKRVGGRVLTIHSRRAATRVIEALEASPGYGVSILHWFTGTRAALDFATCLDCWYSVGPPQLQNSSGIQRVAAMPRNRVLLETDGPFAKHQDHALKPTDVITGLDLLAKVWNAPAADVKAQIEANQAEIWRLGA, via the coding sequence GTGATTGCCGACATGCACTGTCATGTCGATCTCTACCCGGACCCAATAGTTGTGGCTCGGGAGGCCGCACAGCAGAACATCTGGGTGCTGGCCGTGACAACAACTCCGAAAGCCTGGCACGGGACCCGGACGCGTCTACAGACGTTCGAGAACATCGAAGTTGCCCTTGGTTTCCATCCTGAACTTGTTCATCTGCGACGAACGGAGATCTCACTCTTCGAATCGTTACTGCCGAAGTCGCGCTATGTAGGAGAGGTCGGCCTGGATGGCTCGCCCCAGTATCAAGAACACTACGAACTCCAACTGATGACGTTTGGTCGAATTCTGACGGCGTGCAAGAGGGTGGGCGGACGGGTGCTCACCATCCATAGCCGAAGAGCGGCAACAAGGGTAATAGAAGCACTGGAGGCCTCGCCCGGTTATGGTGTCTCCATACTTCATTGGTTCACCGGCACGCGTGCCGCACTCGATTTTGCCACTTGCCTAGACTGTTGGTATTCAGTGGGGCCGCCCCAATTGCAGAACTCTAGTGGTATTCAACGGGTTGCAGCCATGCCAAGAAACCGTGTCCTGCTAGAGACGGATGGCCCATTCGCTAAACATCAGGACCATGCGTTGAAACCGACAGACGTTATTACGGGGCTCGATCTGCTTGCAAAGGTCTGGAACGCTCCCGCGGCGGACGTGAAGGCGCAAATCGAAGCAAATCAAGCCGAGATTTGGCGCCTAGGCGCCTAG
- a CDS encoding transposase, with the protein MDLTPRQVLLQFGHVTQQTLFPVLEEELGPLCPQLKLLIAVAALIPLEQLLCARRAHTGRRPKDRAAMALAFIAKAVLNLPHTRDLIQRLRVDRALREICGWMSPQALPHESKFSRAFALFAATQLPQQLHQAVVEATQGQRLIGHIARDSTAIPARERFPETQAQKARKKEAKEEEEKRQKTKQQKKTSKTKPARPKRAKGAHARAKASERGTRIQRQRHQSLGDMLTGIPTECGIGAKKDSHGNERYWTGYKLHLDVADGQVPISAILTSASVHDSQLAIPLMTMTSERVTHLYELMDSAYDADAIHEHVRQNGRVPIIAPHGRRGTKKPSKMPKVFPDKPTPELCWAKKDRFKERTMVERVNARLKDEFGASQIRVRGAVKVMAHLMFGVLALTVDQWMRLSG; encoded by the coding sequence ATGGATCTTACCCCTCGCCAAGTCCTGCTGCAATTTGGACATGTCACCCAGCAGACCTTGTTTCCCGTTCTCGAAGAAGAACTCGGCCCCCTCTGCCCACAATTGAAACTGCTGATTGCCGTGGCCGCCCTGATCCCGCTGGAACAACTCTTGTGTGCGCGCCGCGCCCACACCGGCCGCCGGCCCAAGGACCGCGCCGCCATGGCTCTGGCCTTCATCGCCAAAGCGGTGCTCAACCTGCCTCACACGCGAGATCTCATCCAGCGCCTTCGAGTGGACCGGGCACTCCGCGAAATCTGCGGCTGGATGAGCCCGCAGGCCCTGCCGCATGAGTCAAAGTTCTCGCGCGCCTTCGCCCTGTTTGCGGCCACCCAGTTGCCACAGCAACTGCACCAGGCCGTCGTGGAGGCCACACAGGGGCAGCGGTTGATCGGTCACATTGCGCGTGACTCAACCGCCATTCCGGCTCGTGAGCGGTTCCCCGAAACGCAGGCCCAGAAGGCTCGGAAGAAGGAGGCCAAGGAGGAGGAGGAGAAGCGGCAGAAGACGAAACAGCAGAAGAAGACGAGCAAGACAAAGCCAGCCCGGCCCAAGCGAGCAAAGGGGGCTCACGCACGGGCCAAGGCGAGTGAGCGCGGCACACGGATCCAGCGGCAAAGACACCAGTCGCTTGGTGATATGTTGACTGGAATCCCGACGGAATGCGGTATTGGCGCGAAGAAAGACAGTCACGGCAATGAGCGCTATTGGACCGGGTACAAGTTGCATCTGGATGTCGCCGACGGGCAAGTGCCAATCTCTGCGATTCTCACCAGTGCTAGTGTGCATGATTCCCAGCTAGCGATCCCGCTGATGACGATGACGTCGGAGCGAGTGACGCATCTGTACGAGTTGATGGATTCAGCCTACGATGCCGACGCCATCCACGAGCACGTACGGCAGAACGGGCGGGTGCCAATCATCGCGCCGCATGGGCGGCGCGGGACAAAGAAGCCGTCGAAGATGCCGAAGGTGTTCCCGGACAAACCTACGCCGGAACTATGTTGGGCGAAGAAGGACCGATTCAAAGAGCGGACGATGGTGGAGCGGGTGAACGCGAGGTTGAAGGATGAATTCGGGGCGAGCCAGATCCGGGTGAGAGGGGCGGTGAAGGTGATGGCGCACCTGATGTTTGGGGTATTGGCACTGACGGTGGATCAGTGGATGAGGCTGTCCGGCTAA
- the greB gene encoding transcription elongation factor GreB yields the protein MRTAFTRQPQPDKPESPGKNYITPGGLKRLNEEYHFLVTRERPAVTEMVSWAAANGDRSENADYKYGKRRLRQIDGRIRFLRKRIEAAEVVDPGAPRSEQASARVFFGATVRYADAKGAERVVSVVGSDEVDLNRNHISWLSPLGRALLKSAEGDSVVLSAPGGTTDLIVLEVRYECIVVEPFSEPPFAESSSKGFSRNSDPPGRSS from the coding sequence GTGCGAACAGCGTTTACTCGACAACCCCAACCGGACAAACCCGAATCGCCGGGCAAGAACTACATCACGCCAGGCGGCCTGAAACGTCTCAATGAGGAGTACCACTTTCTCGTCACCAGGGAACGCCCGGCCGTCACGGAGATGGTGTCGTGGGCGGCCGCCAACGGCGATCGCAGCGAAAACGCCGACTACAAATACGGGAAGCGGCGCCTGCGTCAGATCGATGGCCGGATTCGCTTTCTCCGCAAGCGCATTGAAGCCGCAGAAGTGGTCGACCCGGGCGCTCCGAGATCGGAGCAGGCCTCGGCGAGGGTATTCTTTGGAGCCACTGTGCGCTATGCCGATGCCAAGGGTGCCGAACGTGTGGTAAGTGTCGTGGGTTCCGACGAGGTCGATCTCAACCGCAACCACATCAGTTGGCTCTCGCCTCTGGGACGCGCATTGCTGAAGTCGGCGGAGGGCGACAGCGTAGTACTCAGCGCGCCGGGCGGCACAACCGACCTGATCGTGCTTGAGGTGCGTTATGAGTGCATCGTGGTCGAACCATTCAGTGAACCGCCTTTTGCCGAATCCTCGTCAAAGGGATTTTCTCGCAATTCCGATCCACCTGGCCGAAGCTCGTAA
- a CDS encoding site-specific integrase, whose translation MTPLRQRMLEDMRLRNLSAETQRSYIHYVANYANHFGRSPERLGLDDIRNYQLFLVQQRQLSPESINCFLSAVQFLYTVTLDMPWSSAQFPRMKVPQKLPEVLSLDEVAALFSHIHILKHRAVLMLCYGSGLRISEAVALQAAHIDSHRMLVRVEHGKGAKDRYTVLSARLLTLLRAYWKLQRPVDYLFPGTKAGTHLQPATVREVCHQAAQMAGITKRVTPHLLRHSFATHLLENGTDTRAIQVLLGHQRIDTTARYTAVSPQTVSRLSSPLDQLPEAAPPKRKRGRPRKHPAPEPQG comes from the coding sequence TTGACCCCATTGCGCCAACGCATGCTCGAAGACATGCGCCTGCGGAACCTCTCCGCCGAGACCCAGCGTAGTTATATCCACTACGTCGCCAATTATGCAAATCATTTCGGCCGCAGCCCCGAAAGACTGGGGCTCGACGACATCCGCAACTACCAGCTTTTCCTCGTCCAGCAGCGCCAACTGTCGCCCGAGTCCATCAACTGTTTCCTGTCCGCCGTCCAGTTTCTCTACACCGTCACCCTCGACATGCCCTGGAGCAGTGCCCAGTTCCCCCGCATGAAGGTGCCCCAGAAATTGCCCGAGGTGCTCAGTCTCGACGAAGTCGCCGCCCTGTTCAGCCACATCCACATCCTCAAACACCGCGCCGTGCTCATGCTCTGCTACGGCTCCGGGCTCCGCATCTCGGAGGCCGTCGCACTCCAGGCCGCCCACATCGACTCCCACCGCATGCTCGTCCGTGTCGAGCACGGCAAAGGCGCCAAGGACCGCTACACCGTGCTCAGCGCCCGCCTGCTCACTCTGCTGCGTGCCTACTGGAAATTGCAGCGGCCCGTCGACTACCTCTTCCCCGGCACCAAGGCAGGCACACACCTGCAGCCGGCCACCGTGCGCGAGGTCTGCCACCAGGCAGCACAGATGGCAGGCATCACCAAGCGGGTTACGCCGCACCTGTTGCGCCACAGCTTCGCCACCCATCTACTGGAAAACGGCACCGACACACGCGCCATCCAGGTCCTGCTGGGCCACCAGCGCATTGATACCACGGCTCGCTACACCGCTGTCTCGCCGCAAACCGTGTCCCGCCTGAGCAGCCCTCTCGATCAGTTACCCGAAGCAGCGCCGCCCAAACGCAAACGCGGCCGCCCACGCAAGCACCCTGCGCCGGAGCCTCAAGGCTGA
- a CDS encoding FRG domain-containing protein, with protein sequence MLNNIAEIENLEQFFKFIEWCSASEKNLIFRGVKKSSFTLLPSVGRFRKEGRNLSVSDEKLMLTLFRQKGYPFLKEHADEDLEVLSIAQHSGMPTRLLDWSKNPLVAAYFAVEHDFEENEAPCGSVIYVFQPKHKVNLNRRLDPFRIKTLTRFVPRHWSPRISAQAGQFTIHPQPNEPYESEDISTATIKVCVRRQVKLALNRLGIHRASLYPDLDGVAAYVKWLQTEGH encoded by the coding sequence ATGCTGAACAACATAGCGGAAATTGAGAACCTTGAGCAGTTCTTCAAGTTCATCGAGTGGTGCAGCGCGTCGGAAAAGAATCTGATTTTCCGCGGAGTCAAAAAGAGCTCTTTTACTCTGCTCCCATCCGTTGGCCGTTTCAGAAAAGAGGGTAGGAACCTTTCGGTATCCGATGAAAAGCTGATGCTGACGCTGTTTCGGCAAAAAGGTTACCCCTTCCTCAAGGAGCATGCGGATGAGGACCTTGAAGTTCTGTCAATCGCCCAACACAGCGGAATGCCCACCAGACTCCTGGATTGGAGCAAGAATCCGCTTGTTGCCGCGTACTTTGCGGTCGAACACGACTTCGAAGAAAACGAAGCCCCCTGCGGGTCTGTCATCTACGTGTTTCAGCCGAAACACAAAGTCAACCTCAATCGGCGTCTGGATCCTTTCAGAATAAAGACCTTGACACGATTTGTACCGCGGCATTGGAGTCCTCGAATATCTGCGCAGGCCGGCCAGTTCACCATCCACCCACAGCCTAATGAACCATATGAATCCGAAGACATCAGCACAGCAACGATCAAGGTGTGTGTGCGACGACAGGTGAAGCTCGCGCTCAATCGGCTAGGCATCCATCGTGCTAGTCTCTACCCAGACCTCGATGGCGTGGCGGCATACGTTAAGTGGCTCCAAACGGAGGGGCACTGA
- a CDS encoding DUF1398 family protein yields MSKAIENLEAAQKRAMAIRPKVGGFPYLAEALRRAGVTRNLWFLPACQSLYLTNDGPVVIQGTPLVAGMTDVPAFDREALISALRTDRAGQSTFPEFLAASWRAGVVRYDVDFAARTVAYYGCNGEEYVEAYPAVEIGV; encoded by the coding sequence ATGAGCAAAGCAATCGAGAATTTAGAGGCCGCACAAAAGCGCGCAATGGCCATTCGCCCGAAAGTTGGAGGGTTTCCCTACCTCGCCGAGGCACTGCGTCGCGCGGGCGTGACTCGGAACCTCTGGTTCCTGCCCGCATGTCAGAGCCTGTACTTGACCAACGATGGCCCGGTGGTCATCCAGGGCACGCCGTTAGTGGCTGGCATGACGGACGTCCCGGCATTCGACCGCGAAGCATTGATTTCGGCGTTGCGGACGGATCGGGCCGGCCAAAGCACGTTTCCGGAATTTCTTGCGGCTTCGTGGCGCGCCGGAGTCGTGCGCTACGATGTCGACTTCGCGGCCCGAACGGTGGCGTACTACGGCTGCAATGGGGAAGAGTACGTGGAAGCCTATCCCGCTGTAGAGATCGGCGTCTGA
- a CDS encoding P-loop NTPase fold protein, with amino-acid sequence MWADIESEVDYLNFNELAVLVAELLKEEQLLPISIGVFGGWGTGKSSLLKLIQQRLLDGKEEKGQDQYLFVKFDAWLFQDFDDARAALLETIATSLTKVAKEDQTVLEKIVSLGKRVNAVRVLGKAAEFGGALAFGIPPGIVTGIMDAYDHVMEGTAGAEDIKVGKEALKKVKEGTKCFLKPAEDKSPPEEIMAFRREFSELLNKDIKRTVVVFIDNLDRCLPDHAIQTLEAMRLFLFMPKTAFIIAADEDMIRHSIKKHFKDLESPLLVTNYLDKLVQVPVRVPLLGVAEMRAYMTMLFALRSGADATAQTGLRTLLATALENAWRKDYPSREEILTVLGVKDFGQKLELAERLAPLLASSKEVAANPRIVKRLLNTISLRARIAAQRGMTIDEVLLAKIAVLERCTDTDTAQWFYREINEAADGKPKILKELEQLRDAPDQFRETCPPPIAKHVDFLFRWAALPPDLADLDLRPAVYLSRDSVALAYRTAGLSAKAANALEVLLKVARIHSGAGEKAIDALQPDEYIPVMDQVITELRKAPDWKKTPPGFYGALLLAKRSLTVAAPRLGQYIASLPEGTGGAWMPALLKDETWVSKLPVAQRRIPVQGNKPPEPRRGGA; translated from the coding sequence ATGTGGGCAGATATTGAATCTGAAGTCGACTATCTCAATTTCAACGAGCTTGCTGTTTTGGTTGCCGAGCTACTTAAAGAGGAACAACTACTCCCCATTTCTATTGGGGTGTTTGGGGGTTGGGGCACTGGAAAGTCATCTCTGCTGAAGCTCATTCAACAACGGCTACTTGATGGCAAGGAAGAAAAGGGCCAGGATCAATATCTGTTCGTCAAGTTCGATGCATGGCTGTTCCAGGACTTCGATGATGCGCGAGCGGCGCTATTGGAGACGATTGCGACCTCGCTTACGAAAGTCGCCAAGGAAGACCAGACGGTGCTGGAAAAAATCGTCAGTTTGGGAAAGAGAGTGAATGCCGTCCGTGTTTTGGGAAAAGCTGCAGAATTTGGAGGGGCCCTCGCGTTTGGAATTCCTCCTGGCATCGTCACCGGAATTATGGATGCCTACGATCACGTCATGGAGGGAACAGCCGGAGCGGAGGACATCAAAGTCGGAAAAGAAGCCCTCAAGAAAGTGAAAGAGGGAACGAAATGTTTCTTGAAGCCAGCCGAGGATAAATCGCCCCCGGAAGAGATCATGGCTTTTCGCCGGGAGTTCTCGGAATTGCTGAATAAGGATATTAAACGGACCGTCGTCGTATTCATCGATAATCTTGACCGATGCTTGCCAGACCACGCAATTCAGACTTTGGAAGCAATGCGATTGTTCCTGTTCATGCCGAAGACCGCCTTCATTATTGCCGCCGATGAGGACATGATCCGACATTCGATCAAGAAGCATTTCAAAGACCTCGAATCGCCGCTCCTTGTCACGAATTACCTCGATAAGCTTGTGCAGGTACCTGTGCGCGTGCCTCTACTGGGCGTGGCGGAGATGCGGGCCTATATGACCATGCTTTTTGCATTGAGAAGTGGCGCTGATGCCACAGCTCAGACGGGGTTGCGTACTTTGCTGGCGACAGCCCTGGAAAACGCGTGGCGCAAGGATTACCCCTCACGGGAGGAAATTCTCACCGTTCTCGGGGTCAAGGATTTCGGTCAAAAGCTTGAACTGGCCGAAAGATTGGCGCCACTGCTCGCCTCCTCCAAGGAAGTCGCGGCCAATCCTCGAATCGTCAAGCGGCTGCTCAACACGATTTCATTGCGGGCCCGCATCGCCGCACAGCGCGGCATGACCATCGACGAGGTGTTGCTCGCGAAGATCGCGGTACTGGAGCGGTGTACCGATACGGATACGGCGCAGTGGTTCTACAGGGAAATCAACGAAGCGGCCGACGGCAAGCCGAAGATCCTGAAGGAGCTGGAACAGCTCAGAGATGCCCCCGACCAATTCAGGGAAACATGCCCGCCGCCAATCGCGAAGCATGTTGATTTCTTGTTTCGTTGGGCTGCGCTTCCACCCGATCTAGCGGACCTCGACCTCCGGCCCGCGGTGTACCTTAGCCGGGACAGCGTGGCGCTCGCTTATAGGACCGCAGGTCTGTCGGCAAAGGCAGCCAACGCCCTGGAGGTTCTTCTCAAGGTGGCGCGAATTCACTCAGGTGCTGGTGAAAAAGCGATCGATGCTCTTCAACCCGACGAATACATCCCCGTTATGGACCAAGTCATCACGGAACTCCGCAAGGCTCCAGATTGGAAGAAGACCCCTCCTGGATTTTACGGTGCATTGTTACTGGCGAAGCGGTCCTTGACGGTTGCGGCGCCCAGGCTCGGCCAGTACATAGCGTCACTGCCAGAAGGCACAGGCGGCGCCTGGATGCCTGCCTTGCTGAAGGACGAAACCTGGGTGAGTAAGCTTCCAGTCGCGCAAAGGCGCATACCGGTGCAGGGCAATAAGCCGCCTGAACCCCGGAGAGGAGGGGCTTAG
- a CDS encoding site-specific integrase, whose product MRRVKGVKKLGGRLGNWLTSEQSQRLWRCASVDNRKGKRDRALLALLLACGLRRQEAIDLEFGHLQQREEHWAIVDLRGKAGHTRTVPVPGWGKSVLDDWTQAAGLTGGKLFRRVNRNGKAWGTGLTEKAVWHVVSEYARKADIEKLAPHDLRRIGARLRYAAGGELEQIQFLLGHVSIQTTERHLGCKRWIRCAVNDRIGIEPGPQRQRRVRIADDLPGEVNSPLVLQPDP is encoded by the coding sequence ATACGACGCGTCAAGGGCGTAAAGAAGCTCGGGGGCAGACTCGGCAACTGGCTTACGTCCGAACAATCCCAGCGACTCTGGCGTTGCGCCTCCGTCGACAATCGGAAGGGCAAGCGTGACCGCGCACTGCTGGCGCTGCTCCTCGCTTGCGGGCTCCGCAGACAGGAAGCCATTGACCTGGAGTTTGGGCACCTTCAGCAGCGCGAGGAGCATTGGGCCATCGTCGATCTTAGGGGCAAGGCCGGCCACACCAGGACGGTTCCGGTGCCGGGCTGGGGGAAGAGTGTACTCGATGACTGGACTCAGGCAGCGGGGCTCACCGGTGGCAAACTGTTTCGTCGCGTGAACAGGAACGGCAAAGCTTGGGGTACCGGGCTGACCGAAAAGGCAGTATGGCACGTTGTCAGTGAGTATGCGCGGAAAGCTGACATTGAAAAGCTTGCGCCTCACGATCTACGTCGAATAGGCGCGCGGCTTCGCTACGCGGCAGGTGGCGAATTGGAACAGATCCAGTTCCTTCTGGGCCATGTCTCGATCCAAACGACCGAGCGCCACCTGGGCTGCAAACGGTGGATTCGCTGTGCTGTAAACGATCGGATCGGTATCGAGCCGGGACCTCAAAGGCAGCGCCGGGTCCGGATTGCCGATGATCTACCCGGAGAAGTCAACTCGCCACTCGTCCTCCAGCCCGACCCGTAA
- a CDS encoding IS91 family transposase has product MPRPLLEVADIFRRHGPAFRARHRLPLQQLRLMGAIESCRTATLGGHVERCSHCPHQRISYNSCRNRHCPKCQNLERNRWLERRQAELLPVPYFHAVFTIPDQLNALALRNKAVVYGILFQASAQTLLTIAGDPRHLGARIGFFSILHTWGQNLLLHPHVHCVVPGGGLSPDGQRWIGCRPGFFLSVRVLSRLFRRLFLEALRRAFDKGQLQEAGDLCPLLAQLSKREWVVYAKPPFGGPAQVLDYLGRYTHRVALSNNRLLGMDGEQVKFRYKNYRAQHKDRHRTMTLEAGEFIRRFLLHTIPPGFPRIRHYGLLASRQKQANLARCRQLLTGAQPPEEPLAPPTQASSGPDLMAPYLRCPACGTGQMQRVEVLLPRLYRFREMNSS; this is encoded by the coding sequence TTGCCCCGGCCACTTCTGGAAGTGGCTGACATCTTCCGCCGACACGGCCCCGCCTTTCGAGCCCGGCATCGTTTGCCCCTGCAGCAACTGCGCCTGATGGGGGCCATCGAGTCGTGCCGGACCGCCACTCTCGGCGGCCACGTGGAGCGCTGCAGCCACTGCCCCCATCAACGCATCAGTTACAACTCCTGCCGCAACCGCCACTGCCCGAAGTGCCAGAATCTGGAACGCAACCGGTGGCTGGAACGCAGGCAGGCCGAACTGTTGCCGGTCCCCTACTTCCACGCCGTCTTCACCATTCCGGACCAACTCAACGCGCTGGCCTTGCGCAACAAGGCCGTCGTCTACGGCATCCTGTTTCAGGCCAGTGCGCAAACTCTGCTGACCATCGCAGGCGATCCGCGCCATCTCGGCGCCCGCATCGGTTTCTTCTCCATCCTCCACACCTGGGGTCAGAACCTGCTACTGCACCCGCATGTGCATTGCGTCGTGCCCGGCGGCGGCTTGAGTCCGGACGGGCAACGCTGGATCGGCTGCCGCCCGGGCTTCTTTCTCAGCGTCCGTGTGCTGTCGCGCCTCTTCCGGCGGCTGTTTCTTGAGGCCCTCCGGCGCGCCTTCGACAAAGGCCAACTGCAGGAAGCCGGCGATCTGTGTCCACTACTGGCCCAACTGTCAAAACGCGAATGGGTCGTTTATGCCAAGCCGCCCTTTGGCGGTCCCGCCCAGGTGCTCGACTACCTCGGCCGCTACACCCACCGCGTGGCCCTCTCCAACAACCGGCTCCTCGGCATGGACGGCGAACAGGTGAAGTTCCGCTACAAGAACTACCGGGCTCAACACAAAGACCGGCACCGCACGATGACGCTGGAGGCAGGGGAATTCATCCGTCGTTTCCTGCTGCATACCATTCCGCCGGGCTTTCCGCGCATCCGTCACTATGGTCTGCTGGCGAGCCGGCAGAAACAGGCCAACCTGGCCCGTTGCCGCCAACTGCTGACCGGGGCACAGCCACCAGAAGAGCCGCTTGCCCCGCCAACCCAGGCGTCGAGCGGACCGGACCTCATGGCTCCGTACCTGCGCTGTCCGGCCTGTGGGACCGGCCAGATGCAGAGGGTGGAAGTCCTGCTGCCTCGCCTGTACCGCTTCCGGGAGATGAATTCCTCATGA